A stretch of Crossiella cryophila DNA encodes these proteins:
- a CDS encoding aspartate aminotransferase family protein has protein sequence MSSTSTEPGYPEVLDLYRKNLSRGRAKISEVFGTQMEMSSRGEWIETSDGGRYLNAGGYGVLIHGARHPHVEAEVIRQIQTSPIASRILLEPTAARAAQALARVTPEGLEHVHFAGSGTEATEAALKLARTLGKTRLISTVGGYHGKTFGALAVTGNDLYQAPFRPLLPDVSHVPFGDAAALASELAKGGPDACVILEPIQGEGGVRIPPAGYLGAVRALCDEHGALLVLDEIQTGMGRLGHWWGADREDVTPDILLAGKGLSGGIVPVSAMIATPAAFRAFNRDPFIHTSTFSGAPIAMAAARAAIEAIEQDGLVERAGKVGEVLLTGMREIVARRCPQLVTEVRGVGLLIGVELKGAGLAGALLSEMVNRHLIVNYSLNAGAVLRFTPPAVISEEGIEFLLSAFDGACAEVAARYPTADSVGAS, from the coding sequence ATGTCCAGCACCAGCACCGAACCCGGCTACCCGGAGGTGCTCGACCTCTACCGCAAGAACCTCTCCCGCGGCCGGGCCAAGATCTCCGAGGTCTTCGGCACCCAGATGGAGATGTCCTCGCGCGGGGAGTGGATCGAGACCTCCGACGGCGGCCGCTACCTCAACGCCGGCGGCTACGGCGTGCTCATCCACGGCGCCCGACACCCGCACGTGGAAGCCGAGGTCATCCGGCAGATCCAGACCAGCCCGATCGCCTCCCGCATCCTGCTCGAACCGACCGCGGCGCGGGCAGCGCAGGCACTGGCCAGGGTCACCCCGGAGGGCCTTGAGCACGTGCACTTCGCCGGCTCCGGCACCGAGGCCACCGAGGCCGCGCTCAAACTCGCCCGCACCCTGGGCAAGACCCGGCTCATCTCCACCGTCGGCGGCTACCACGGCAAGACCTTCGGCGCGCTCGCGGTCACCGGCAACGACCTGTACCAGGCCCCGTTCCGGCCGCTGCTGCCCGATGTCAGCCACGTGCCCTTCGGCGACGCCGCGGCACTGGCTAGCGAACTCGCCAAGGGCGGCCCGGACGCCTGCGTCATCCTCGAACCCATCCAGGGCGAGGGCGGCGTGCGCATCCCGCCCGCCGGTTACCTCGGCGCGGTGCGGGCGCTCTGCGACGAGCACGGCGCACTGCTGGTGCTGGATGAGATCCAGACCGGCATGGGCAGGCTCGGGCACTGGTGGGGCGCCGACCGCGAGGACGTCACCCCGGACATCCTGTTGGCAGGAAAGGGACTCTCCGGCGGGATCGTGCCGGTCTCGGCGATGATCGCCACCCCGGCGGCCTTCCGCGCGTTCAACCGGGACCCGTTCATCCACACCTCCACCTTCTCCGGCGCGCCGATCGCGATGGCCGCGGCCCGCGCCGCGATCGAGGCCATCGAGCAGGACGGCCTGGTGGAACGGGCGGGCAAGGTGGGCGAGGTGCTGCTCACCGGCATGCGCGAGATCGTCGCCCGCCGCTGCCCGCAGCTGGTCACCGAGGTCCGAGGGGTCGGCCTGCTCATCGGCGTCGAACTCAAGGGCGCGGGCCTGGCCGGTGCGCTGCTCTCGGAGATGGTCAACCGGCACCTGATCGTCAACTACTCCCTCAACGCCGGCGCCGTGCTGCGGTTCACCCCGCCCGCGGTGATCAGCGAGGAGGGCATCGAGTTCCTGCTTTCCGCCTTCGACGGCGCCTGCGCCGAGGTCGCGGCGCGCTACCCGACCGCCGACTCAGTAGGAGCGAGCTGA
- a CDS encoding acyl-CoA dehydrogenase family protein: protein MRLLDQERQTCERFLPGLDGKLAAIPLLDLESPGGPGIELFRAAGGPGLLIPAKHNGGGATAVDAVRVTRALAARSPSLAVATTMHQFSLASLVALAEHSTGFEWMLLDGVATDQRLMASGFAEGRTAQGILAPTMKGVWDGTNWRISGRKQPCSLSRSMDLLTASVALEQPDGSTVTAIAMIPAASPGISVTPFWGSWALAGAESDTLILEDVEVHPDLIVELRTGLDGELDDLQTLGFVWFELLVTACYLGTVMALVERVLDAEKGTPHERLGLAMAVEGAALTLDGAARNLDEGDAGNDGLARALITRFTIADTIRSTAATAVELLGGMAYIRSSEVAYLSAAVHAIGFHPPSRHSSADALLGWFSGRPVVLD, encoded by the coding sequence ATGAGACTGCTCGACCAGGAACGCCAGACCTGCGAACGATTCCTGCCCGGTCTGGACGGCAAACTCGCCGCGATCCCGTTGCTGGACCTGGAATCCCCCGGCGGACCCGGCATCGAACTGTTCCGTGCCGCCGGCGGTCCCGGACTGCTCATCCCGGCCAAGCACAACGGCGGCGGGGCCACCGCGGTGGACGCGGTCCGGGTCACCAGGGCACTGGCCGCGCGCTCGCCCTCGCTGGCCGTTGCCACCACCATGCACCAGTTCTCCCTGGCCAGCCTGGTCGCGCTGGCCGAGCACAGCACCGGCTTCGAGTGGATGCTGCTCGACGGGGTGGCCACCGACCAGCGGCTGATGGCCTCCGGATTCGCCGAAGGCCGTACCGCGCAAGGGATCCTGGCCCCGACCATGAAGGGCGTCTGGGACGGCACCAACTGGCGGATCAGCGGCCGCAAGCAGCCGTGCAGCCTGTCCCGGTCGATGGACCTGCTCACCGCGAGCGTGGCCCTGGAACAGCCCGACGGCAGCACCGTCACCGCGATCGCGATGATCCCGGCTGCCTCACCCGGCATCTCGGTCACCCCGTTCTGGGGCTCCTGGGCACTGGCGGGCGCGGAGTCGGACACGCTGATCCTGGAAGACGTCGAGGTGCACCCCGACCTCATCGTCGAACTGCGCACCGGCCTGGACGGCGAGCTGGACGACCTGCAGACGCTCGGTTTCGTCTGGTTCGAGCTGCTGGTCACCGCCTGCTACCTGGGCACGGTCATGGCACTGGTCGAACGGGTGCTCGACGCGGAGAAGGGCACCCCGCACGAACGACTCGGGCTGGCCATGGCGGTGGAGGGCGCCGCGCTCACCCTCGACGGCGCGGCCCGCAACCTGGATGAGGGCGACGCCGGCAACGACGGCCTGGCCCGCGCGCTGATCACCCGGTTCACCATCGCCGACACCATCCGTTCCACCGCGGCCACGGCGGTGGAGCTGTTGGGCGGCATGGCCTACATCCGATCCTCCGAGGTCGCCTACCTCTCCGCGGCCGTGCACGCCATCGGCTTCCACCCACCGTCCCGGCACAGCTCGGCCGACGCCCTGCTCGGGTGGTTCTCCGGGCGTCCCGTCGTCCTCGACTGA
- a CDS encoding aldehyde dehydrogenase family protein, whose translation MRSYSSYIAGSDYPGDSWVYTINANAFLNDFMSNLKVKRELERGSRDDGAELPNVTARCAVTSDEHLQEALVKAREAAPVWGAFPLETRLLLAQRVQEEVTRRREEFIDVLVAEGHPRKLAEWEIAGIQQAATKENLDLWRRQLHEEHQVGPRKLRLVRKPDGVVVLSPPQNAAASNSFLGVPALVAGNALVVKAPRSSPYGVMFGWREIVAPILEELGAPPGTLSLVCGQPKKIMGQWLDSPLVDDIFFFGGSERGIQLGQEAVARGKKPILELAGNDGVLVWKDADLDLAAEALTECFFGSGQICMVPKYAIAHPDIADALLTKLTALVAKIRPGYPDDPEVLLSPVMRPDEYFACLKEAVAAGAEVITGGHRLELDGSATDTGPFIAPTVLRVDGLDGARELTAVREETFFPLLPIVVPETDDGTLLDAAIAFLNANQYGLRNSLWAKDPEVIEAVANRVNTGGLLKVNDSHIGFVPYLASHGGTGLTGGPFGELNYPLLRTSHLQGISIAEGVQPRLAVFETGAAPEATR comes from the coding sequence ATGCGTTCCTACAGTTCCTATATTGCCGGTTCGGATTACCCTGGAGATTCCTGGGTCTACACCATCAACGCCAACGCATTCCTCAACGACTTCATGTCGAACCTGAAGGTCAAGCGCGAACTGGAACGCGGCAGCCGCGACGACGGGGCCGAACTGCCCAACGTCACCGCCCGCTGCGCCGTGACCAGCGACGAGCACCTGCAGGAAGCCCTGGTCAAGGCCAGGGAGGCGGCCCCGGTCTGGGGCGCCTTCCCGCTGGAGACCCGGCTGCTGCTGGCCCAGCGGGTGCAGGAGGAGGTGACCCGCAGGCGCGAGGAGTTCATCGACGTCCTGGTCGCCGAAGGGCACCCGCGCAAGCTCGCCGAATGGGAGATCGCCGGCATCCAGCAGGCCGCCACCAAGGAGAACCTGGACCTGTGGCGCAGGCAGCTGCACGAGGAGCACCAGGTCGGCCCGCGCAAGCTGCGACTGGTGCGCAAGCCCGACGGCGTCGTGGTGCTGAGCCCGCCGCAGAACGCGGCCGCGTCCAACTCCTTCCTCGGCGTGCCCGCACTGGTGGCTGGCAACGCGCTGGTGGTCAAGGCCCCGCGCAGCTCGCCCTACGGCGTGATGTTCGGCTGGCGGGAGATCGTCGCGCCCATCCTGGAGGAACTCGGCGCCCCGCCCGGCACCCTCAGCCTGGTCTGCGGCCAGCCCAAGAAGATCATGGGCCAGTGGCTGGACAGCCCACTGGTCGACGACATCTTCTTCTTCGGCGGCAGTGAACGCGGCATCCAGCTCGGCCAGGAGGCGGTCGCCCGCGGCAAGAAGCCGATCCTGGAGCTGGCTGGCAACGACGGCGTGCTGGTGTGGAAGGACGCCGACCTGGACCTGGCCGCCGAGGCGCTCACCGAGTGCTTCTTCGGCTCCGGTCAGATCTGCATGGTGCCCAAGTACGCCATCGCGCACCCCGACATCGCCGACGCGCTGCTGACCAAGCTGACCGCGCTGGTCGCCAAGATCCGCCCCGGCTACCCGGACGACCCCGAGGTGCTGCTCTCCCCGGTGATGCGGCCGGATGAGTACTTCGCCTGCCTCAAGGAGGCCGTCGCCGCAGGCGCCGAGGTGATCACCGGCGGGCACCGCCTGGAACTGGACGGCTCCGCCACCGACACCGGCCCGTTCATCGCCCCGACCGTGCTGCGGGTGGACGGCCTCGACGGCGCCCGCGAGCTGACCGCGGTGCGCGAGGAGACCTTCTTCCCGCTGCTGCCCATCGTGGTCCCCGAGACCGACGACGGCACCCTGCTGGATGCGGCCATCGCCTTCCTCAACGCCAACCAGTACGGCCTGCGGAACTCCTTGTGGGCCAAGGACCCCGAGGTGATCGAGGCGGTGGCCAACCGGGTCAACACCGGTGGCCTGCTCAAGGTCAACGACTCGCACATCGGGTTCGTGCCCTACCTGGCCAGCCACGGCGGCACCGGCCTGACCGGCGGCCCCTTCGGCGAACTGAACTACCCACTGCTGCGCACCTCGCACCTGCAGGGCATCAGCATCGCCGAGGGCGTGCAGCCGCGCCTGGCGGTGTTCGAGACCGGAGCCGCACCGGAGGCGACTCGATGA
- a CDS encoding helix-turn-helix domain-containing protein, whose product MTVDVSDRTAVRPTSAGFGLELPAGSTSWPVLLDRVDQLSARELEVFLRLGSGASNRAIAGRLGVTERTVKAHVAQVMAKLLVESRLQAGLVSLMFQLTFDDALPGVSTNCGHPAQGCRNRY is encoded by the coding sequence GTGACCGTTGACGTCTCCGACCGCACCGCCGTACGCCCAACCAGCGCGGGCTTCGGCCTGGAGCTGCCCGCGGGTTCGACCTCATGGCCGGTCCTGCTGGACCGGGTCGACCAGCTCTCCGCACGCGAGCTGGAAGTGTTCCTCCGCCTCGGCAGTGGTGCGTCCAATCGGGCGATCGCGGGCAGGCTGGGCGTGACCGAGCGGACGGTCAAGGCACACGTCGCCCAGGTGATGGCCAAGCTGCTGGTGGAGTCGCGGCTACAGGCCGGGCTGGTCTCGCTGATGTTCCAGCTGACCTTCGACGACGCCCTTCCGGGGGTGTCCACAAATTGCGGCCACCCGGCCCAGGGCTGCCGGAACCGCTATTGA